The Hordeum vulgare subsp. vulgare chromosome 4H, MorexV3_pseudomolecules_assembly, whole genome shotgun sequence genomic interval TGAGCAAAGGTCGGGATCCATCGCGCCTCAATGGCCCTAAGGCCACCGAAGACGAGGTGGACCTATGACAGCACAGGCAGGAGGCCGAGAAACCCTAATCATTGTGCACTCCCATATAACTATAACATTTTTATTCAATTACGAATCAACCTGTGGTTGATGGTTAGGACGAGAGTGGTATCCTCAGCCCACTAGGGTTTAAGTCCTAGACTTGACGCTAGCAAGTATTTTCGTAGATTTATTTCAACCTCTTGACTATGTGCGTTTAACGAGAGGAGACGTTCATGTCAACTATAAAGACGTATATTGGCTCAATCTCTTGAAGGTGCTCATACGGATAGGATGTGTGCATGCTTTCATATGGATaagtgtatgtgtgtatgtatgtacAAGTGTGTTTGTGTGTTCAATAcaaatatttttatctagtttgtACTACCATGAATGCCGtgaaataaatttatttatttttctgtccACTATTTCTTTCGTGTTAATCATGATTGCTCCAGAGCTGGGCGATGGTGCTCCACATTATTATGCCGCACGTGTGCCAACTGATTAATTAGCTGTGCTGCTGCTCTCTACTCATATTCTTGTCGATCTTACGGCTTGCGTATAAAGGTGTAGCGGGATTTTTGCCATATGTGTACACATTAGTTTGTTTTGccaatttaattaattaattatccgTGGCCTAGTACTCCAAACTACACATTACGAACTCATCAATCAAATCAAATTAACTAAAGTGGACATATCATATTTGTGCGAAGAAAACCTTTTGCTTTTGATTGTACACTAATCAGCAACTAGGTAACCGGCCGGCTAGCTATCTCTGAACCTCCAAGCAATGATGGATTTGCACAAGGCCATGCCATGCGCCAACGTTGCATGGGCCACCAAGCACCAAGCACCAATCACATCTTCTTCTTACTCCCTCCgtacttaaatataagtcttttaatacATTTCACTAAatgtctacatacaaagcaaaatgaatgaatctataatctaaagtatgtctatatacatccgtatgtagttcattagttgaacctctaaaaagacttatatttaggaacggagggaatacttagagcatctccaacagccgcgctatacaaGCGCCGCGCCATAAAAAAGGCTTTATTTAGCGCGCGCGCGCGACGCGGCggcagctccagcgggcgcgtAAAAACTGCGCGCGCGCCATTTCCAATTGAGCGCGCTGGATGAAACGCAATCCCGCGCCCATTATTTGCTGCGCCGGCTCCCGCGCTCGCTCCTTCTTTCTTCTGCGCTCTCTCCTGCTATCTCCTGCGCTGTGCACTCTCTGCGCTCGATGTACACTCTCGCGACCGGCCCATccgaccgcgccgccgcccccatccgaccgcgccgccgcccccatccgaccgcgccgccgccgccgctcgcgccaCCGTTCGGCGCTGCACCGGCCTATCCccgagccgccgtcgccgcccgcgcccgccGGCGCTTCCCCTGCCTGTCTCCTCTgcggccgccgcccgcgccccccgttcaggcgcttccccggcctccccgcgccgccgcgcttccgccccacccctcctagtccggccggccctcgcgcgcctctgacgtccgaggaacagcgccccaccgctcgctgccgcgccgcgcccgcaaggtgttcgacaaaacgcctacaaggtatgtattgcttcaaatttatgaatttggtgcatgttttgaattgtagttttttatagtatagtattgaacattgtagatgagttcgtcgtatgcttcttccgaagaagaatttgatatggaagaggaggaggatcttgcaatgatcatagctatgcatatcaataaaaaaccgaagcacggtggttcggttatgggtcgggaaaatttttggagagataggattgatgcccataacaaattgatgaagaactatttcgtggagaatcccacatacccggagtcgtattttcgtcgccggtttaggatgagcacaaacttgttcaagcgcattgcagagaaacttgcgagccatgaccggtttttccagcaaaggaggagctcgggcatagcacctttctgaaggtgacagccgctttgcgtatgttggcatacggtatcccggttgatttagttgatgatcacttggctatgggtgagagccaagccatcatgtgtgtcaagcgctttgcaatgggaattgtgcaagtgtttggcgaggagtatttgagatctcccactgctgaagacgccgcaaggctattggcgatgaacaaatctcgcggctttcctggcatgcttggctcaatagattgcatgcattggagttggaaaaattgtccaaaggcatggcatgggcaattccacggccaaaaaaagggtttcactataatccttgaagcggtggccgatcatgaaacttggatttggcatgcattctttggaatgcctggatctttgaatgacatcaatgttgtcaaccggtcaccactgatgaataagattgcgaatggtgagttgccaccggtgcagtttgtagcaaatggccgtacgtacaactatggctattatctagcggatggcatctatccaaagtggcaaaccttcgtgaagccgttgaaaaagccagaaggtaagaaaaatcttgattttcacaatgctcaggcggctgctagaaaagatgtggacagagcatttgggattttacaagcccaatttgctactgtgagaggaccggctagattttgggatcaaaaaatgctttggtacatcatgcacgcttgtgtgatcatgcacaacatgatcatcgagaatgagcgtggccaagatgtagactactcacagtatgagctcttgggacatcccgtgcgagtgcgacggagggctgaaagggttgcccgttttgttgcctcgtatcatgccattcggcgtcccgcaacacacaatgatcttcagaaggatctgattgaagagtggtgggcatggcatggacgacaaagagcatgatttgaTTGCTTTATTTGTATTatattgttcatgaactattggttgtgtttattgcattatttgttgtacgagaaactatttgtttgagttgtaataactattattgttgatttattttgtttgtttgatcgttttttcactattttttaaaatgtatatgtggtttgtgcctgctgcgcgcgctgcatttttgggcactgctggagcgacgcgcgcgcgctgcattatagcgcggctgttggagccagcaCCTATCCCTGCGCTAAACCAGCCGGTGCGCGCCGTAAAAATATTTTTTGGGCGCGAGCCGAATCgcggctgttgaagatgctcttaccaatGCAAAGATCGCAGTCGGACCCATGTTTAGAAATCTTCGCTGCTAGTGCATTTTGTATCATActttggcccatctctctcttacTATTCGCTGAACAGCCGCTGTATGTGTACGAAAAGGAAAAGAAGGGAGAAGATAGAGGAGAAAGATCACAAGTTCGCCAGCTGGTGCATGGGCCAGGTCCGCTCGTGTGCTTCGCCCccatccatgcatgcatgcatgcatgcacccaTCACTAGCTACACACTACACCAACGTTTTCTTTATGATTCGTTCGATCTCGCCAGCTAGCTGCTTGCTTACTCGACCCTTCCTATATAGTACTGCAGCCACTGCCATagcaggagggagagagagagataggaggaggaggaggaggaggagcagcagagAAAGAAGAGTGAGGATGGCATCGGAGAAGGTGGAGACGATCGTGGCGGGGAACTACGTGGAGAtggagagagaaggaggaggcgacggcgagcaAGCAGGGGCAGgggcaggaggcggcggcggcggaggaggcggcgcggcggcgTCGGGGAGGAGCAAGGTGGTGTCGAGCCTGTTCTGGCACGGCGGGTCGGCGTACGACGCGTGGTTCAGCTGCTCGTCGAACCAGGTGGCACAGGTGCTGCTGACGCTGCCCTACTCCTTCTCGCAGCTCGGGATGGCGAGCGGCATCGCGCTGCAGCTCTTGTACGGTCTCATGGGGAGCTGGACGGCGTACCTCATCAGCGTGCTGTACGTGGAGTACCGGAGCCGCAAGGAGCGGGACAAGGTGGACTTCCGGGGCCACGTCATCCAGTGGTTCGAGGTCCTGGACGGCCTCCTCGGCAGGCACTGGCGCAACGCCGGCctcttcttcaactgcaccttccTCCTCTTCGGCTCCGTCATCCAGCTCATCGCCTGCGCCAGCAACATCTACTACATCAACGACTCCATGGACAAGCGGACGTGGACCTACATCTTCGGCGCCTGCTGCGCCACCACCGTCTTCATCCCCTCCTTCCACAACTACCGGATGTGGTCCTTCCTCGGCCTCCTCATGACCACCTACACCGCCTggtacctcaccgccgccgccctcgtccACGGCAAGCTCCACGGGGTCACCCACTCGGCGCCCACCAAGATGGTGCTCTACTTCACCGGGGCCACCAACATCCTCTACACCTTCGGAGGCCACGCTGTCACCGTGTAATTACCATCTCCATCCTTCTCTTAATTTTCTCTTTCTGGGAGTATATATTTTTCAACTCCTGCATGCATGCTGATGGTTGCACAGTGAGATCATGCACGCCATGTGGAAGCCGCAGAAGTTCAAGCTCATCTACCTAATGGCGACGCTGTACGTGCTGACGCTGACGCTGCCGTCCGCGTCCGCCATGTACTGGGCCTTCGGCGACGCCCTGCTCGACCACTCCAacgccttctccctcctcccgcgCTCGCCCTTCCGCGACGCTGCCGTCGTCCTCATGCTCATCCACCAGTTCATCACCTTCGGCTTCGCATGCACGCCGCTCTACTTCGTCTGGGAGAAGGCCATCGGCGTGCATGGCGACCGCACCGGCGTGCTCCGCAGGGCGGCGGCGCGGCTTCCCGTCGTGGCGCCCATCTGGTTCCTGGCCGTCGTCTTCCCCTTCTTCGGACCCATCAACTCCACCGTGGGCTCCCTCCTCGTCAGCTTCACCGTGTACATCATCCCCGCCGCGGCGCACATGGCAGTCTTCGCGGCGCCGGCGGCCAGGGAGGGCGCCGTGGAGCGGCCGCCGCGGGGGCTCGGGGGATGGGCGGGTATGTACGCCGCCAACTGCTTCGTGGTGGCGTGGGTGCTCGTCGTCGGCTTCGGCTTCGGCGGCTGGGCCAGCACCGTCAACTTTGTGCGCCAGGTCAACACCTTCGGACTCTTCACCAAGTGCTACCAGTGCCCTCCAAGGCACTGATCACCTAGCTTTTTTAATcttgattgattgattgattgatcACCTACCCATATAATTAAGTAGCAAACTGAATTTAAAAGGTTATTCAACATGCCTAGTTAGTTTCTTCCTGAGAGAAGAAACTTTAGTTAATCTCTCACAAACCTAGCTAAACCAAATCGTCGGAGCttgtttttgaattttgatcGTGTCGTCTTCTGCTTTGTGTGCGTGTCGTGTTTGTAATTATCAGTTCATGAGAACTGTATGTATGTGTATATAATGTATGTATCTCAAGATCAGTGATATATATATCCATGCATCTTTGAATtataagaagtatatttgatctgTTTCTCCATGGATTTTAATTAGATGCAGAGCATTTTTTGTCTGTAGAATTCAGAAACCAAAAGAGGGTGATAAGAGATTGTTTGGCTCAATTGTTGTTTTGTGCGGGGCGTTTATTTAGCTTAATTATGGTGTGCATGCATCTGCAGCTACACTACAAGAGTGGAGATAATTTCTACAGATTTTGTGTCATGTCCTGTCCACATATGCATGCTAGTTTGCAGCGACCCTACTAATCTATTAGTTCGGATCTTCACATACTCCTTGATACATTAGACTAATTAGAGGGCCCTACCATCTACCAGGAGTAGTGATGCTCCATCCCCTTCACAAAGAGGACATcctatggtgatgatgatgatggatccATCCAGTTAACTGATGATACCCACAGGACAACTAATCAATTTCACCTGTCGAAGAAACACGTGTGACAATGATCACGCGTTGCTTTGGTCCACCTTTAATTTGTGCCAGAAAATCAAAGTGAGCATATATATGTTTAGGCGTCAAAATCCAGCCCATATGTGAGGCGGATATGAAGAAGTTAGGACGTGTCCGCCATGTCAAACTGAGGAGGGGGGGGCACGCGGAAAGCCATGAACCAGGAGGTCATTGGCGTGCACTCAAGCCGCCGCTCTAGTGCACTGCCCAAGGGGCCATACCTGGTTATTTAAGCCGGGCGACGAGGCTCAACCCTAGGCGCCCCCatttcctccctctccttcatgttCACACCGCCACCATGACCCGCCTCTCACTCCACTTCGGCATTGCCGTCCGCTGACCGCCATGGTCCCACACAAGATTACCTACTACAAAATGATAATCGGGGGCTGAGCGGAAATGTGCACCGTCCATCCACATTGCAGTCGACCTGCCTCCGAACTCCCCGGAGGGGAGCCGGGAAGAGGATGCATATCCAGAGCAGGTGGGGGTGGAGGTGCCGGAGcaagaggagatgaaggcaatggACGAGGAGATGAAAGAGGTGCAGAcacggaaggaggaggaggtgagagaggaggagggcgcgacggAGGTGCCGGAGCAGGTCGGATTCGGCATGGATTACACGCTGGCGCAGTTCGAGCTCGCCCAAGCAGAGGAGGCGGCGAAACAACCGGCCATCCAAGTCCACCCCGTCCGAGCTCTAGGTGGCGGTGAAACGCCGCTTTATTCGTGAGGCGGGCATGAAGCATGAAGCATGAGGAGCTGAAGATCCATCCCGTCGCCGATGACCACAAGGCCAGCGTCTCCGGCAAGGAGGTCATCAACATGTCCGATGACAAGTAGCTAGCTTGCTTTAGTTTGTTTTATGTAGGCAGATCAAATGGACGTTGCATGAACATTGTATGGAAATGAGGATTTGAAAATAGGGAATGTGGTTGCAATATGTGAAAACGAGGGGTTATCCGACGCTGTCCGCGGACATTTCGGGTTGCAATATGTGAGAAATGAGGGGTTATCGGACGCTGTCCGCGGACATTTAGGGGCTCACTTTTGCTAGGtccagttgtagatgctcttacagaTTCTGGTAATGCAAAGATCAGCGTGAGATTGGTACTGCAGTGTGAGATGAAGAAGGGAAGAAAGATCAGTGTGAGGTaaggaaaaagggaagaaagatcAACTGGAACTGACAGCATGTGTGCATTGCATGTTGGGGAAAGGTGTGAGAGGGCTGTCCTTGGCGTTGATGGTCCATGCATGCCTTTGCTGTGAAGAAACTGCAGGACTGGCTACCTTTGAGACCATGTGTGACGAAAAGCAGAACAAGTTTTCCAAACGAAAAGAAGATAATTACtctctccgtttcaaaataagtgtcatGATTTTACttcaagaacggagggagtaagaaaCAATGCATTGCAGTCgacactgggggggggggggggggggtacagtTTCATGGAGTGCTATTCAACTCAACCCAGCCGGATGATCTGAACGCAGAAACGCTGACAAATGCTAGATGACAACAGATCaccgaagaaggaagaaggacacAATCAACACGCATGAGCCGATAGCGGTTTCGCCGTGTCTGTAGCGGCCGCGTCgccttcttctccacctccggcagggTAAGGGACAAGCAGCACTCGGCATGCACAGGTGCCAAGTGGCGAAAAGAGGACTGGACGAGATCTTCTCCAGCCCAGAAGACCAACCTTCACCTTCTAGTCTGAACTCTTCAGGTATGAACATACATTATCTGTCAATGCAAATTTTCAAGCCCGGCAATCTAaccagatgatgctataatttCATGTTCTTGGTGGTATCAGAAAATCAAAAACACATGCTGTTCGTAACACTTCCCTTGTCATTTTTCAGAAGTTAGCCGACAGAAAGGTCCAGCCCAATCTACTGAATCAGGAAACTACAAGATGCATAGCCCCAGATCCAGACAGCAACAAACTGGCCAGCAAGATCAGGCAAACATCCATCCATGGATCCAAGAGTATGAGTTGAGAGTCTCTGACATGTCCACGGTTCAATGGACACAAAACATTGATTATCCAAGTGATTAGCATAGCAGATGATTAAAAAGATTAAGCAGATGCAGCCAGGCAGGGTACAGGCCAAGCAAAGCTACAACGGTAGCCTGCCTGTTAGGACAGAGACTGTAGGGTGCCCAAGCAACAGCCCCTCACATTAAACATCAGATCTGGAGAGGCTTGATCCAtctatggctccttcactaagtgtgCGCGTGTGGCAATAATTGAAGGGTCCAATATAGTCTACACATGCATGTTTGATAAAAGGAAATGATGTGACACCAAGATTCTCCAGAGACCAAAGCGTCCAACAACAAGAGAACCAAGATTTGTAGGGCTCATGGAAATGAAGCCGTGGCGTGGTGCATTTGGAAGTTTCAGGTagagaagagaaagaaaagatggTGAAAGTTTTGTCATGACGCCTTGATGGAGATTGTAGAGGTAGGCAATTAAGTACATCTGCTACCCATTAGTGGAGGCAAAAAGACACACAGAAAGGTACATTGACGAAAAAAGGTGGAAGTTAGCAAAAAAAAATCCATTGTAAGCTAGtactcctccgttcctaaatataagtctttttaaaggtttcactaGGGTACtaaatacggatgtatatagacacactttaaagtgtagattcactcattttgctccgtatgtagtcccctaacggaatctttaaaaagacttatatttaggaacggagggagtatttgccaCGTTTGGCCATTGCCTGTTTAGTTTGTTGTGTACTTGCATTGCTGACAATATATGAATATAGTCCAAAGGTATAGtctaaatactgggctgaaggggTGGCAGGGATCTTGTATTCTGATACAAGCTCCTGAGCAATGTGGGTGGAAATTATACGAGTTTACAACATTGTGACTTAACAATTCTCTAAGCCGGTAAATATTCAAAAATCCCATCTCAGAAGCAAAACAATGTACAGATTAAATTTACATGATTGCTACTGTACCGACAAGCAGTACCTGGAAGCAAGAATCTATGTCTAACTAATGTCTAAGTAAAGCTGGATGAGCCTAACATTAACTCAAACATGTCATCTGGGGTGAGAAGGGTTGTACCACCAAGAATGAGCTGCACATCAGGTCTGCCGCTCTCTGAGATTGCCTTCATGACTTCCCGGACCTTGCATGAAAAACACCAAGCTTTATCAAAGACAACACTGCTTTCAAACACTAAGAAACAGGGATTCGGGTTATATGCCTTTTCTCAGGAAGAAGGAAGTATTCTTTAGTTTTGGTTGGCTGCAATCTCTGGATTAGAGATCTGCAATCTGACGTATGCTTATCAAGCTGTATGAATTAAAATGTGATGTTGTGGAGATAGAGGTTCTACTGGATACTAATAAAGCAGTGTACCGATCTGGGCAGTTCCAATAAAACGAATTAAAATCTTGCCATGCATCCTTAGTGCAGTTGCAGATCGAGATTAAATACTAATGAATATATCACAAACTACGACAGAAACAACAAACTTCATCATGACATGATGAAATAAATAAAGTCAAAGAATATGGACCTGAACGTACCTCAAGAGTATTGATGCCtcccacaacaaaaacaatgagaaAACTTTGATCGCCAAAATTTGGTTTGGACTGCAGGCAAAACAACTGTGAGTCCATAATTTAAACAAATGGCACAGCAAGTAAGAAAACAACCGACCAACGCACCTGTCCAAGGCCAAACCTACCCAATCCGCTTTTAAATAAGCGACCAACAGCTGATGAATGATACTCAAGGCCAGGTATGTCAAATCTCGTCAACACAGCTAATATCAACTTATAAAGCAAGCCTTTTCTTGAGTAGCTATCAGTCTCAAACCGACTCAGTGCTGCCAACCCTTCTCCAAGAGCTTGATTCCTTaatctcatactggacaagctaTGGAAGAACTTAAAGAGTTGATCTACCCTATCACGTACTTCCAACTTAAGTTGCATGTCCCCGTAAGCTTCCTCCTTTTGATGAtcggcatcatcatcatcgtcccaGTTATCCCACTGGTCATCAAAATCATCGGTAGTGGTGGAAGTAGGCTCACTAGAGTCCTTATTTCTATCACCATCTTTAGATCTACCTTTAGCTTCAAGTTCTTTCTCCAAGCCGTCAAGGAACCGGAACTTCACAGATGATGGCCTCTCAAGGATAGAGTCCACTACAACATCTTTCAGTGACCGTTCATCttcccaagagaatggaccaccaGCTATCGATGTAGGAAAGTTCTCGCCGGCCAAGATATACCCAATAACAGTTAGAAGTAATATGTCCTGAAAAGTCAGAAGGCCTTGAGTAGACTCCATGGCATTGCCTTGTTTGTGAGATTCCACTGAAGTGCTAGTGTTGATGAAATCACGGATTTCGCTGGCAAGACTTTGAGTTGTCTCAGCTGATGTTACACTTAATATTCTCTCAGCACTTGTAAAGGCTTCCCAGCGAGTACTTTGAGGCTCCTGGAGAGCCATTTCAGCAGCTAGTGCCAACTGAATAACCCCTTTGTTTCTTACCAAGGACAGCTCGTGTTGACAGAGCATTTGCACCATAGAACGAAGCTCTGAAACAGAGGCCATCTGTCGACCTTTAGATGGAAATGACAACTTCTCAAGCTGTAAAGCCTCCATAAGCCATTTCTTAATCAACACCAGTCCATCTTTTGCTCCTCTGtctagtaatgcttccaagtagcgcACTCCATCATAGTTGGATAGGAAAGAGCCACTTAGAGTGCCTACTCTGCCATCATGTGCTTTGTTGGAGTAATCAGGTAGCCAGGTAACTTCAGAGTCAACCTCATCAGAGCTCCAGCCAGACATAAATGCCATCATACTTTCAGACAGCATACTGGTTGTGCTCTTAGTTTCTTCCTTGCTAAAGGCTGATTCAAAAGGGACCTTTATATCTAGTGGGGAACGTTTTACAGTAGCTTGGGAATGCTTGCTGGGAGTCTGAGGATTTTTCGCCGCATAACAGGATGAAATCCTTTCCTTGCGTGGCAATGAGGTCAGCATCCTATCAAGAAATGAGTCGCCATGAAGGCAAGGAGTTAGGAGATCAATTGTACGATCTACAATCAGTAGACCAGCAGAACTCTTATTACGACCAACGTCATACAGACTTGACATATCCATCATCAGCTTCCCAATGGCTCTTGATGTATCACCAAGTGAAAATATATCAAGCTTTAGGTCCATCTACACAAATTTTGTAATGGAGATCAACTAAAGGTTTCGTGCTTGAAAAATAGATATAAGAGCAACTACCATGCAGCATGTTGCACAATATAAAAGTCATTACCTTATTGGCCAAATGGTACAAAAATTGAGCAGTCAATGTTAGTCCTGGGGGCACCTCATCGCCATCAAAAGGTTTACCAGTAGAAATGGAGGGTAGACCAGGGCCAAGGGAATCCTCACGGTGATTTGACAAATATGATTCAGCAATTGTACCTTCCGAAGGCAAAACAAAAGTCCTTGAGGAAATAGGAGAGAAAATCATCGGAAAGTGACACACGGTTACAGACAACCTCTTTCCCCTTGCTTCAGCCTGACCTAAGTCATCATCAGAAAAATCCTTTTTCCTCGGACTAGATTCAGAAGGGCCATAGTGCACACCAGAACCCCACTTAGTATCACCATCTGAGGTGAAATCTTTTTCTGTGTATGGGATGTTATCTTTATCCTTGTTCAACTTCCCACACTTCTTTAGAAGCTCCTCATGGTCCTGAATGAGTAATGTCTCGTACTCCCGGAAAGCATCTGGTCCAAGTGGGGAATCAAC includes:
- the LOC123446182 gene encoding putative auxin transporter-like protein 4, which codes for MASEKVETIVAGNYVEMEREGGGDGEQAGAGAGGGGGGGGGAAASGRSKVVSSLFWHGGSAYDAWFSCSSNQVAQVLLTLPYSFSQLGMASGIALQLLYGLMGSWTAYLISVLYVEYRSRKERDKVDFRGHVIQWFEVLDGLLGRHWRNAGLFFNCTFLLFGSVIQLIACASNIYYINDSMDKRTWTYIFGACCATTVFIPSFHNYRMWSFLGLLMTTYTAWYLTAAALVHGKLHGVTHSAPTKMVLYFTGATNILYTFGGHAVTVEIMHAMWKPQKFKLIYLMATLYVLTLTLPSASAMYWAFGDALLDHSNAFSLLPRSPFRDAAVVLMLIHQFITFGFACTPLYFVWEKAIGVHGDRTGVLRRAAARLPVVAPIWFLAVVFPFFGPINSTVGSLLVSFTVYIIPAAAHMAVFAAPAAREGAVERPPRGLGGWAGMYAANCFVVAWVLVVGFGFGGWASTVNFVRQVNTFGLFTKCYQCPPRH
- the LOC123447982 gene encoding sec1 family domain-containing protein MIP3, producing the protein MAAVDLIASCQDSIRQIGDEIADALVYLDAGTLEAFHFIGAFPLLLELGARAVCSLESTSPLDAAAVWNSSFAHPAKKIVVITSRLLSDAHRYIIRCLGNHGTVSHCTVLTAISEIGHSAYVDSPLGPDAFREYETLLIQDHEELLKKCGKLNKDKDNIPYTEKDFTSDGDTKWGSGVHYGPSESSPRKKDFSDDDLGQAEARGKRLSVTVCHFPMIFSPISSRTFVLPSEGTIAESYLSNHREDSLGPGLPSISTGKPFDGDEVPPGLTLTAQFLYHLANKMDLKLDIFSLGDTSRAIGKLMMDMSSLYDVGRNKSSAGLLIVDRTIDLLTPCLHGDSFLDRMLTSLPRKERISSCYAAKNPQTPSKHSQATVKRSPLDIKVPFESAFSKEETKSTTSMLSESMMAFMSGWSSDEVDSEVTWLPDYSNKAHDGRVGTLSGSFLSNYDGVRYLEALLDRGAKDGLVLIKKWLMEALQLEKLSFPSKGRQMASVSELRSMVQMLCQHELSLVRNKGVIQLALAAEMALQEPQSTRWEAFTSAERILSVTSAETTQSLASEIRDFINTSTSVESHKQGNAMESTQGLLTFQDILLLTVIGYILAGENFPTSIAGGPFSWEDERSLKDVVVDSILERPSSVKFRFLDGLEKELEAKGRSKDGDRNKDSSEPTSTTTDDFDDQWDNWDDDDDADHQKEEAYGDMQLKLEVRDRVDQLFKFFHSLSSMRLRNQALGEGLAALSRFETDSYSRKGLLYKLILAVLTRFDIPGLEYHSSAVGRLFKSGLGRFGLGQSKPNFGDQSFLIVFVVGGINTLEVREVMKAISESGRPDVQLILGGTTLLTPDDMFELMLGSSSFT